The following coding sequences lie in one Xiphias gladius isolate SHS-SW01 ecotype Sanya breed wild chromosome 24, ASM1685928v1, whole genome shotgun sequence genomic window:
- the celf3a gene encoding CUGBP Elav-like family member 3 isoform X1 translates to MQLSVCPRGIAGEREGWTERPIEHLSQSGVSVGFHPVKTHVSPKDFSMKEPDAIKLFIGQIPRNLEEKDLKPIFEQFGKIYELTVIKDKYTGMHKGCAFLTYCARESALKAQNALHEQKTLPGMNRPIQVKPADSESRGEDRKLFVGMLGKQQTDADVRKMFEPFGSIEECTVLRGPDGTSKGCAFVKFQSNAEAQAAINALHGSRTLPGASSSLVVKFADSEKERGLRRMQQVASQLGVISPMTLHLGAYNAYTQALMQQQALVAQSAYLSPVATVAAVQMQQLAALNPSSIIATPIASITPSSGTSTPPSIAATPVPALPPPIAVNSYPSVPAPPNGQSATETLYTNGVHAYQAQSPVLDPLQQAYTGMQHYTATYPAAYGLVGQPFPHQPTLVAQQPQQPQQLQQREGPEGCNIFIYHLPQEFTDSEILQMFLPFGNVISAKVFVDRATNQSKCFGFVSFDNPSSAQTAIQAMNGFQIGMKRLKVQLKRPKDANRPY, encoded by the exons ACTTCTCAATGAAGGAGCCTGACGCAATCAAGCTCTTCATCGGGCAGATACCCCGAAACCTGGAGGAGAAGGACCTGAAGCCCATCTTCGAGCAGTTTGGCAAGATCTATGAGTTGACGGTGATAAAGGACAAATATACAGGGATGCACAAAG GATGTGCCTTCCTGACATACTGCGCACGTGAGTCCGCCCTTAAAGCCCAGAATGCACTGCACGAGCAGAAGACACTACCAGGG ATGAACCGCCCAATCCAAGTGAAGCCGGCGGACAGCGAGAGCAGAGGGG AAGACAGGAAGCTGTTTGTGGGTATGCTGGGAAAACAGCAGACGGATGCCGACGTGAGAAAGATGTTCGAGCCGTTCGGCAGCATAGAGGAGTGCACGGTGCTCCGCGGGCCTGACGGTACCAGCAAAG GGTGCGCATTTGTAAAGTTCCAGAGCAACGCAGAGGCCCAGGCCGCCATCAACGCTCTGCATGGGAGCCGTACTTTACCT GGCGCCTCGTCCAGCCTGGTGGTTAAGTTCGCCGATTCGGAGAAGGAACGAGGGCTCAGGCGGATGCAGCAGGTGGCCTCTCAGCTGGGCGTCATCAGTCCCATGACCCTGCACCTCGGGGCATACAACGCCTACACACAGGCT ctgATGCAGCAGCAGGCCCTGGTGGCGCAGTCGGCCTACCTCTCTCCTGTTGCCACGGTGGCGGCAGTTCAGATGCAGCAGCTCGCCGCCCTCAACCCCAGCAGCATCATTGCCACGCCGATCGCATCCATCACCCCCTCCTCAG GTACCAGCACTCCACCCTCCATCGCAGCCACACCCgttcctgctctgcctccaccGATTGCAGTGAACAGCTACCCCTCTGTGCCAGCTCCACCCAACGGCCAATCAGCAACTGAAACCCTGTACACCAACGGGGTTCATGCCTATCAAG CTCAGAGTCCTGTCCTGGACCCCCTACAGCAAGCTTATACAGGCATGCAGCACTACACAG CCACCTACCCCGCTGCCTACGGCCTGGTGGGACAGCCGTTCCCCCACCAGCCCACACTGGTGGCCCAGCAAccgcagcagccgcagcagctgcagcaacgGGAAG GTCCCGAGGGCTGTAACATCTTCATCTACCACCTGCCACAGGAGTTCACTGACTCTGAGATACTGCAGATGTTCCTGCCCTTTGGAAACGTCATCTCTGCAAAGGTGTTTGTTGACCGCGCCACCAACCAGAGCAAATGCTTCG GTTTTGTGAGTTTTGACAACCCATCTAGCGCCCAGACTGCCATCCAGGCCATGAACGGCTTCCAGATTGGCATGAAGAGACTGAAGGTGCAGCTGAAGAGGCCCAAGGATGCCAACAGGCCTTACTGA
- the celf3a gene encoding CUGBP Elav-like family member 3 isoform X2 — MKEPDAIKLFIGQIPRNLEEKDLKPIFEQFGKIYELTVIKDKYTGMHKGCAFLTYCARESALKAQNALHEQKTLPGMNRPIQVKPADSESRGEDRKLFVGMLGKQQTDADVRKMFEPFGSIEECTVLRGPDGTSKGCAFVKFQSNAEAQAAINALHGSRTLPGASSSLVVKFADSEKERGLRRMQQVASQLGVISPMTLHLGAYNAYTQALMQQQALVAQSAYLSPVATVAAVQMQQLAALNPSSIIATPIASITPSSGTSTPPSIAATPVPALPPPIAVNSYPSVPAPPNGQSATETLYTNGVHAYQAQSPVLDPLQQAYTGMQHYTATYPAAYGLVGQPFPHQPTLVAQQPQQPQQLQQREGPEGCNIFIYHLPQEFTDSEILQMFLPFGNVISAKVFVDRATNQSKCFGFVSFDNPSSAQTAIQAMNGFQIGMKRLKVQLKRPKDANRPY; from the exons ATGAAGGAGCCTGACGCAATCAAGCTCTTCATCGGGCAGATACCCCGAAACCTGGAGGAGAAGGACCTGAAGCCCATCTTCGAGCAGTTTGGCAAGATCTATGAGTTGACGGTGATAAAGGACAAATATACAGGGATGCACAAAG GATGTGCCTTCCTGACATACTGCGCACGTGAGTCCGCCCTTAAAGCCCAGAATGCACTGCACGAGCAGAAGACACTACCAGGG ATGAACCGCCCAATCCAAGTGAAGCCGGCGGACAGCGAGAGCAGAGGGG AAGACAGGAAGCTGTTTGTGGGTATGCTGGGAAAACAGCAGACGGATGCCGACGTGAGAAAGATGTTCGAGCCGTTCGGCAGCATAGAGGAGTGCACGGTGCTCCGCGGGCCTGACGGTACCAGCAAAG GGTGCGCATTTGTAAAGTTCCAGAGCAACGCAGAGGCCCAGGCCGCCATCAACGCTCTGCATGGGAGCCGTACTTTACCT GGCGCCTCGTCCAGCCTGGTGGTTAAGTTCGCCGATTCGGAGAAGGAACGAGGGCTCAGGCGGATGCAGCAGGTGGCCTCTCAGCTGGGCGTCATCAGTCCCATGACCCTGCACCTCGGGGCATACAACGCCTACACACAGGCT ctgATGCAGCAGCAGGCCCTGGTGGCGCAGTCGGCCTACCTCTCTCCTGTTGCCACGGTGGCGGCAGTTCAGATGCAGCAGCTCGCCGCCCTCAACCCCAGCAGCATCATTGCCACGCCGATCGCATCCATCACCCCCTCCTCAG GTACCAGCACTCCACCCTCCATCGCAGCCACACCCgttcctgctctgcctccaccGATTGCAGTGAACAGCTACCCCTCTGTGCCAGCTCCACCCAACGGCCAATCAGCAACTGAAACCCTGTACACCAACGGGGTTCATGCCTATCAAG CTCAGAGTCCTGTCCTGGACCCCCTACAGCAAGCTTATACAGGCATGCAGCACTACACAG CCACCTACCCCGCTGCCTACGGCCTGGTGGGACAGCCGTTCCCCCACCAGCCCACACTGGTGGCCCAGCAAccgcagcagccgcagcagctgcagcaacgGGAAG GTCCCGAGGGCTGTAACATCTTCATCTACCACCTGCCACAGGAGTTCACTGACTCTGAGATACTGCAGATGTTCCTGCCCTTTGGAAACGTCATCTCTGCAAAGGTGTTTGTTGACCGCGCCACCAACCAGAGCAAATGCTTCG GTTTTGTGAGTTTTGACAACCCATCTAGCGCCCAGACTGCCATCCAGGCCATGAACGGCTTCCAGATTGGCATGAAGAGACTGAAGGTGCAGCTGAAGAGGCCCAAGGATGCCAACAGGCCTTACTGA